One genomic window of Quercus lobata isolate SW786 chromosome 9, ValleyOak3.0 Primary Assembly, whole genome shotgun sequence includes the following:
- the LOC115958838 gene encoding uncharacterized protein LOC115958838: protein MELNIAQVLEKIERFTQLVSGLLESGKTSFKELSNEFEERMIMIHKEQTERNGRKRSKTCGCSIPQMRRPMLFCKMLDTYYRVLRLIFDGFPRLPVKDRTHSFC, encoded by the exons ATGGAACTTAATATTGCTCAGGTTCTAGAAAAGATAGAGCGCTTCACTCAGCTG GTGTCCGGGCTGCTGGAATCAGGGAAGACAAGCTTTAAGGAACTGAGTAACGAATTTGAGGAGCGTATGATTAT GATACATAAGGAACAAACTGAGAGAAATGGCAGGAAGAGATCAAAGACCTGCGGTTGCTCGATTCCTCAAATGAGGAGGCCAATGCTCTTCTGCAAAATGCTTGATACTTACTACAGAGTGCTCAGATTGATTTTTGATG GTTTTCCAAGACTGCCTGTCAAGGACCGAACACATTCGTTCTGTTGA
- the LOC115960723 gene encoding mannan endo-1,4-beta-mannosidase 4-like — MSGKRFFDLLLLILVLLIGTKGNLCEARSTGFAYVTTNGTRFVLNGNSVYLNGFNAYWLMYMASFPDNRDNITATFQLAAKSEMNVLRTWAFSDGVERALQTSPGVYNEEMFEGLDFVISESRKYGLPLILSLVNNFADYGGRKQYVQWARESGQTLENDDDFYTNPVVKQYYKNHVKAILTRVNSIIGLPYKDDPMIFAWELINEPRCETDPSGRFVQEWVREMAAFVKSIDSNHLLEIGLEGFYGDSIPPRREFNPGNVLVGTDFISNNQLPGVDFATIHLYPDQWLTSSNDSVQAAFVDKWIEAHIEDSQSVLQKPLVLAEFGKSSKLPGYTQDQRDKYFAKLYEDIYNSSSNRGPLVGGIFWQVLAQGMDSFRDGYEVLLEESPSTTSVIAAQSSRLMALK; from the exons ATGTCAGGGAAGAGATTTTTCGATTTACTTTTACTAATCCTTGTGCTGCTCATAGGGACAAAGGGAAATCTTTGTGAAGCTCGCTCAACAGGTTTTGCTTATGTTACAACAAACGGGACTCGTTTTGTTCTAAATGGGAATTCGGTGTACTTAAACGGCTTCAATGCTTATTGGCTCATGTATATGGCATCTTTCCCTGACAATAGGGACAACATCACTGCTACTTTCCAACTTGCAGCAAAGTCTGAAATGAATGTGTTAAGAACTTGGGCATTCAGTGATGGGGTTGAACGAGCCCTTCAGACTTCTCCTGGTGTTTACAATGAGGAAATGTTTGAG GGATTGGACTTTGTAATCTCAGAATCCAGAAAATATGGACTACCTCTGATATTGAGCTTGGTGAACAACTTTGCTGATTATGGTGGAAGAAAACAATATGTGCAATGGGCTAGGGAGAGTGGCCAGACCTTGGAGAACGATGATGACTTTTATACAAACCCTGTCGTCAAACAATACTACAAAAATCATGTCAAG GCCATTCTCACAAGAGTCAACTCGATAATTGGGTTACCGTATAAAGATGATCCGATGATTTTTGCATGGGAACTAATCAATGAACCTCGTTGCGAAACTGATCCCTCTGGCAGATTTGTTCag GAATGGGTGAGAGAAATGGCAGCATTTGTTAAGTCCATTGATAGTAACCATTTGCTGGAAATAGGCCTTGAAGGATTTTATGGGGATTCAATACCACCGAGAAGGGAGTTCAATCCTGGCAATGTACTTGTTGGGACCGATTTCATTTCCAACAATCAGTTACCAGGAGTTGATTTTGCCACAATTCATCTCTATCCGGATCAATG GTTAACGAGTTCAAATGATTCTGTTCAAGCTGCTTTTGTGGATAAATGGATTGAAGCACACATTGAAGACTCACAATCAGTATTACAAAAACCACTGGTTTTGGCTGAGTTTGGCAAATCATCAAAGCTCCCAGGGTACACCCAGGATCAGAGGGACAAGTATTTTGCAAAGCTTTATGAAGATATCTACAACAGCTCAAGTAATAGGGGCCCATTGGTAGGTGGGATTTTCTGGCAGGTCCTTGCCCAAGGAATGGATAGCTTTAGGGATGGTTATGAAGTTTTATTAGAGGAGAGCCCTTCAACCACTAGTGTTATTGCTGCACAATCAAGCAGGCTAATGGCTCTCAAGTAA